Genomic window (Paenibacillus sp. PK3_47):
TGTCAGTGTGTTAACGGAAGGATAGCCGATATGAATACCGGGAGTGACACCAGCCATTAATCAAATGACTGCTGCTGACATTAATGACCTGGTGCTGGCGCGATCAATTTCTAATATACATCCGGTTATAGTACTCATCCAGCATCCGTTTGGTGGCAAACTCCGTGCGGGTTGTTTCGATGCTCTTATGCATCATCTGCACCCACTTGTCACGGTTGTCATAATACGCCGGGAGTACCCGGCTCATCAGTGTATCATACAGTGCGTCGCTGTCATGTTTATCGAGCAGGGAAAAATCTGCAGTCTCGAAACCGCCGCCGATCTGCCAGCCGTTCTCACCGTTAATGCAGGCTTCCGGCCACCAGCCGTCAAGGATGGAGCAGTTCAACACGCCGTTCATGGCGGCTTTCATTCCTGAGGTTCCGCTGGCTTCAAGCGGCCTGCGCGGATTGTTGAGCCAGATGTCAGAGCCGCGGGTCAGCTGTGCGCCGATTGTCATATCGTAATTTTCCAGGAAAACAACGCTTTTCGGATACTTTTTCATCATGGCTACGAGGTTGCTGACGATTTTTTTGCCGGTATCATCCAGCGGGTGGGCTTTGCCTGAGAAAACAATCTGAATTTTACCGCTTTCCAGATAAGGCTCAATGACTTCCGGCTGGGAGAAAATAAGGTCGCTGCGTTTATAGGGTGCAGCACGCCGCGAAAATCCGATCAGCAGATGCTCAGGATTAAGCAGAGTGCCGGAACGTTCTTCAATAAAGGTGATCAGTTCATTCTTGATCTCCTGATGTACTGCCCACAGATCACCGCCCTGCTCAAAAGCACGGGTAATCCGTTCATCCACCCAGGTAGGCGTATGAATGGCGTTGGTGATACCGATGATCTCCGATCTGCCGGCCACTTCCTTCCACATCTTATTCGCCGTGTCTGCATGCAGCTGGGCTACAGCATTGGAGATGCGTGAGAGGCGCAGACCGGCGACGGTCATGTTGAACGGCTCACCGCCAATCCGTTCCATCTGGGCGCGGGTGAGACCATTGAATGCCCCCATATATTCCAGCCGGTCCAGCGGATGGGTCTCATTGCCTTCCTTGATCGGTGTATGTGTAGTGAACACAACCTCCTGCCGTGTAGCTTTCCAGGCTTCCTCAAAGGTGCTGCCGCCGGACATTTTTTCACGGATCAGCTCGATCGCGGCAAGTGCGGCATGGCCCTCATTGAAATGGTAGACATCAACCGGAATCTGGAGCGCACGCATAGCCTTAACGCCGCCAATGCCGAGGACAATTTCCTGGGCGATCCGCTCTTCGCCGAACCAGCCGTACAGCTGGCCTGTAATCCAGGCATCACTGTTCTCAGGAATATCCGTATCAAGCAGATACAGCGGATTGTTGCCGAACTGCTCTGTTTTCCACACCTTGCATACGACATCGGTCTTCCGGACCCTTACAGTGACCTTGACCCCGGTGTCTTCAAGAAAATCATAGGCATAATTATGGTAAGAGTCGTAAGGATTGCCGTTGTCATCAATTTTCTGATCCGTGTATCCTTGCTTCCATTTCAGCCCGATCGGGATGATTGGAGCGCCGATGTCCTTGGCCCCCTTGATGTAGTCACCGGCAAGAATGCCGAGACCACCGGCGTACATTTTGAAGTCGGAATGCAGCCCGTACTCCATGCTGAAATAAGCTACTGACGGTAAGCGGTTCTGGTTCACTTGATAAGCCTCCTAATTACATTTTGGATGGAAAATAGGAACTGCTGCCGGCTTATTCTAAGATGCAAACGTTTGCTCAAAATGGTCTGCTGGAGCCTTCTGGAAGCGATTGCACCATCATTCTAGCACATCCTTTTGCAAAAAGCATTTAAAGATTTGGCACGGATATTCGGCCGCTGGATCGGAAGAGTAATTTGAATGATTATGGATAGGTCTGTTGTCTAGGGCTGTGGTATCTTGCAATCCAGGACCCATGCTTTATTTCCTGAATTACAAGACACCTATAACAAAACATTATCCATCGACCGACAACTAACTATACAAAACTTCTTAGGGGGAACACCGCATGAGAAAAAGCTCTATCATCCTTATTAGCAGTATACTCGCCGTAACCATGACTTCCGGAGCCGCACTTGCAAAGCCAGACAACAGCAATGGAAAAAGCAACAAAGAAGAAGCTCAAGCAGCAAAACCTGATAATGGACCTGCGACTAAGAAGGCTGAAGACAATGCAAATGAAAAGTCTAAGGGCAACGCAAACAGTAAAGCAGACAAAGCAAAAGAGGATACAAAAGAAAAAGAAATAGAAAAAGAAAAAGACAAGGACAAAGACAACGGCAAAAATACAGTTACTACTGCTACCTATGCTACATACGGAAACAATGGCCATAATGGATATAAGGGGCTTTTTCGTGCGATTGAGAACGTAAAGGACAAGCCGGCCGGTGCAGTGATTGCCGAGCTTTTGCTGACTAAATATAATACTGAGCTGTCAGCTGAAGCGAAAGCAGAGCTGGAGGCCATTGTTGAGAAAGATGCTGCCTTGACAGCACTTGCTGCTATTCTGAACCAAAAGGGCAGCGTGACCGATGCGGTGTATGTACAGAAAGAAGCGATCCTGGCCGATGTTAAAAATATCGAATCTTACAAAAAGCTGGGCAAGCTCTATGATCAGGTAAACAAAAAGGGAATTAAGCTCTACGTCAATGGTGAAGAAACGAACACTGGAGTACCCCCGATCCTGACTTCCGGAAGCACCCTGGTCCCTTTTAAGGCCATTGCTGAAGCTTTAGAGGCAGCAGTAGTCTGGAATGCGCAGGAGCGTTCGGTCACCGTAACCCGCGGGGACATTACTGTGAAGCTGTTCATTGATAAGAAAACCGCCTACGTCAACGGGAAAGCTACTACTCTTCAGGCAGCTCCGGCAATCGTCAAAGGCAGTACAGTTGTACCTGCCCGCTTTGTCAGTGAAGCCCTGAAAGCGACTGTGAAGTGGGAACCAGCGTCCCAATCGGTAATCATTTACAATGAATAGAGACAGCGGCGGTCTATAATTAATAACTTTAGGGTACGGCCCCAGGCCGTATCCTTTTTTTAACGGTATATGCAGCACTCCTTCTTGAGTTCAGTCCCAAAACCCAATAAGATAGAGAATAACAGTTAGGATGGTGACAACTTTGGGGATTGTAGTAATCGGAAGCTTGAACATGGATATGGTAGTTCGTACAGAGCGTGCTCCCGGGGCAGGGGAGACGTTATTTGGTGATAGCTTTGCGCTGTCTCCCGGCGGGAAGGGCGCGAATCAGGCAGTAGCGGCAGCAAGACTGGGCGGCAAGGTCAGTATGATCGGCAGTGTCGGCAAGGATGCGTTCGGGAATGAGCTGCTTGATATTATGCGGCAGGAGGGCATCTCTACAGAGCATATTGTGCAGAGCGCCACACAGGCTACAGGGGTCGCTTCTATCGTCGTGGACGGTGAGGGAGAGAACCGGATTATCGTGGTACCAGGGGCTAATATTGAACTTGGGCCGGAAGATATCAAGCTGCTGGAGAACGTAATCAGCAGTGCCGAGATCGTTGTTATGCAGCTGGAGACAGACCTGCAGATGTGTGAAGAAGCAGCGGCTATTGCGCACCGCTACAGCATCCCGGTTATTCTGAACCCGGCGCCGGCCAGAGCGCTG
Coding sequences:
- the glgP gene encoding alpha-glucan family phosphorylase; this encodes MNQNRLPSVAYFSMEYGLHSDFKMYAGGLGILAGDYIKGAKDIGAPIIPIGLKWKQGYTDQKIDDNGNPYDSYHNYAYDFLEDTGVKVTVRVRKTDVVCKVWKTEQFGNNPLYLLDTDIPENSDAWITGQLYGWFGEERIAQEIVLGIGGVKAMRALQIPVDVYHFNEGHAALAAIELIREKMSGGSTFEEAWKATRQEVVFTTHTPIKEGNETHPLDRLEYMGAFNGLTRAQMERIGGEPFNMTVAGLRLSRISNAVAQLHADTANKMWKEVAGRSEIIGITNAIHTPTWVDERITRAFEQGGDLWAVHQEIKNELITFIEERSGTLLNPEHLLIGFSRRAAPYKRSDLIFSQPEVIEPYLESGKIQIVFSGKAHPLDDTGKKIVSNLVAMMKKYPKSVVFLENYDMTIGAQLTRGSDIWLNNPRRPLEASGTSGMKAAMNGVLNCSILDGWWPEACINGENGWQIGGGFETADFSLLDKHDSDALYDTLMSRVLPAYYDNRDKWVQMMHKSIETTRTEFATKRMLDEYYNRMYIRN
- a CDS encoding copper amine oxidase N-terminal domain-containing protein, translating into MRKSSIILISSILAVTMTSGAALAKPDNSNGKSNKEEAQAAKPDNGPATKKAEDNANEKSKGNANSKADKAKEDTKEKEIEKEKDKDKDNGKNTVTTATYATYGNNGHNGYKGLFRAIENVKDKPAGAVIAELLLTKYNTELSAEAKAELEAIVEKDAALTALAAILNQKGSVTDAVYVQKEAILADVKNIESYKKLGKLYDQVNKKGIKLYVNGEETNTGVPPILTSGSTLVPFKAIAEALEAAVVWNAQERSVTVTRGDITVKLFIDKKTAYVNGKATTLQAAPAIVKGSTVVPARFVSEALKATVKWEPASQSVIIYNE
- the rbsK gene encoding ribokinase, coding for MDMVVRTERAPGAGETLFGDSFALSPGGKGANQAVAAARLGGKVSMIGSVGKDAFGNELLDIMRQEGISTEHIVQSATQATGVASIVVDGEGENRIIVVPGANIELGPEDIKLLENVISSAEIVVMQLETDLQMCEEAAAIAHRYSIPVILNPAPARALSDEMLRHVTYLTPNESETGVLTGMEVNSVEAAEQAAQILLQRGVQNVVITLGSKGALIVNASGSTYVAGFPVQAVDTVAAGDSFNGALAYQLTEGRTLQEAVRFANAVGALAVGKRGAIPSLPALPEVERFLKAVEKN